The genomic stretch CTAATTCTGTTTGTGCTGCAATAAGTTCCTTAGTTAAGGCCTCTTTATTAGTCTCGTTAAATGTCTTTTCTTTATCTTGTGCTACTTTCAACTTCGTCTGATACTCATTGATTAGTTTATCAATTTCAGTCTGCTTTGTTTTAGTCAGGTTATCAATAGCTTCACCCGCTGTTTTAACTTCGGTCATACTGTCAAAAATATCTGCAGTGTTTACACTTCCGATTTTTTGTTGAGCATTGGCAGCATTGGCAGTTAAAGTTAATCCCGCTGCAATAAAAAATAATTTAATTAGTTTCATTATGATATATACTTTTTTTGAAAAATTTACTTTTTTTCAGTGTCCAAATATAATATAATTTTTCATTTACAATCATTCTACTTTTTTTAGATTTCATGAAGATATAAACCTTGTCTTAAATAGCTATATCACCCAAAACATCTTCTATTAAAATTCCTACTAACATAAAGCCCTCCCCAAAAACCGGAGAGAGCTTCGATAATATGTATAATGCAAAAAACTGAATTTTAATGAAACTGTGCCGTTTCTGTAGAATCTTTCATGGCTACGGTAGCAGAAGATCCGTTGGTAACAATATTCTGAACCTCATCAAAATATCCTGTTCCTACAAAAGACTGGTGTTTTACAGCTCTGAATCCTTTTTGCTGTAATGCAAATTCACGTTCCTGAAGTTCTGAATACCCCGCCATTCCTTTTTCTTTATAAGCTAAAGCCAATTCAAACATTGCTGTATTCAAAGCATGGAATCCTGCCAATGTAATGAACTGGAATTTATAGCCCATTTTTGCCAATTCTTCGCGGAAAGTAGACATTTCCTCAACGCTTAGTTTGGCTGCCCAGTTAAATGAAGGTGAGCAGTTATAAGCAAGCATTTTTCCGGGAAACTTTGAATGAATTCCATCAGCAAATCTTTTAGCCTGTTCCAAATCCGGATTTGAAGTTTCCATCCATATCAGATCTGCATAAGGCGCATAAGATAAACCACGGTCTATTCCCTGTTCCACTCCATTTCTTACAACATAGAATCCTTCAGAAGTTCTTTCCCCTGTTACGAATTTCTTGTCTCTGTCATCAATATCTGAGGTTAGTAAATCTGCTGCATCAGCGTCTGTTCTCGCAATAATAAGACTTGGAACCCCTAATACATCAGCTGCTAAACGTGCTGCAATTAATTTATTGATTGCTTCCTGGGTAGGAACCAGTACTTTTCCTCCTAAATGTCCACATTTCTTTGCAGAAGAAAGCTGATCTTCAAAGTGTACACCAGCAGCACCTGCTTCAATCATTTGCTTCATCAGCTCAAATGCATTCAGGTTTCCTCCAAAACCTGCTTCGGCATCTGCGATAATCGGAACAAGGTATTCTTTATCCCCGGTTCCACTCACTGACTGAACCTGGTCTGCTCTTAGTAAAGCATTGTTGATTTTTTTTACCACAGATGGTACTGAATTCGCTGGATATAAAGATTGGTCCGGATACATTTCTCCGGATAAATTAGCATCTGCAGCTACCTGCCATCCTGAAAGATAGATCGCTTCCAATCCGGCATCCACTTCTTGTACAGCTTGGTTACCCGTTAAAGCACCAAGCCCTGCCACATAATCCTGGGTATTTAATTTCTCCCAGAATTTTTTAGCCATTTCCGTTGCAATGGTATAATCAATAGTATAAGAACCACGTAGTCTTAAAACTTCTTCTGCCGTATAAGGCCTTTTTACACCATTCCAGCGCGGGTTTGTCAGCCAATCTTGCTCTAGAGCCTGGATTTGTTCTTGTTTTGTTTTCATAATATTTGGATTTTGTTTGTTGAGTTATAAAATTCGAGTTACGGGATTTCGGAAACATTCAGATATTTCAAATCTTGTTGCCAAACTAAATAAAAGGATACGCTTTCAGGGTTAAAAATTCTTCAAAGTTTTCTGAGAAGATCAACTCATTAAACAATTCTTTGGCAAGGTTGAATTTTCCCTTTTTAAAACGAACCTCCCCTACATATTTTTCAATATTGTCCATTTCTTCAGATTCCCATTGAAGAACCATATTTCGGGTTAATGTTCTGTCATCACTTAATACCGCTTCGTTTTTTAACCATTGCCAGATTTGGGTTCTTGAAATTTCAGCCGTAGCTGCATCTTCCATCAAATTATAAATGGCCGCCGCCCCTACTCCCATCAGCCAGCTTTCGAGATAAAGAATTCCTACATTGATATTTTTTCTTACTCCTTTCTCTGTAATCTCGCCTTTTGGAATTTCCAGCAATTCACTTTCCTGTATATTGTATTCTAATTTTTTATCAATCTGATTTTTAGAAGGCATATATTCATCAAAAACATCCTTAGCCAATGAAACTAATGCAGGGTGTGCCACCCAGGTTCCATCATGCCCATTTTTCACTTCTCTTTCTTTATCGCTTCTTACTTTTTCGAATGCTATAGTATTGGCCTTGTCATCATTTTTCACAGGAATCTGTGCTGCCATCCCACCCATAGCATGAACATTTCTTTTATGGCAACCTTCAATCACCCTTTTTGAATAGGCACTCATAAAAGGTGATGTCATTGTTACCTGATCTCTGTCCGGAACCATAAACTCCGGAAGGTTTCTGAATTTCTTGATGTATGAAAAAATATAATCCCATCTTCCACAATTCAGTCCGGAGCTATGTTCTTTTAATTCATATAAAATCTCATCAATCTGGAATGAAGCGGTAATAGTTTCAATTAAAACTGTTGCTTTAATCGTTCCTTGTGGAATTCCCAGATATTCCTGTGCAAAGACAAATACCTCATTCCACCATCTTGCTTCTTTGTAATGTTCTAATTTTGGAAGATAAAAATAGGGACCACTTCCTTTTTCTAAAAGATTTTTTGCATTTCTGAAAAAGTAAATCCCAAAATCCGTCAGGGATCCAGATGTTTCTTCATCATTGATCTTGATATGTTTTTCGGGAAGATGTAATCCTCTTGGGCGCACTAATAAAACAGCTGTCTTTTCATTCAGTTGATAAGCTTTTCCTGCTTCATTGACAAAATCAATAGTTCTGTTTATAGCATCGGAAAGGTTAATTTGCCCTTCCATACCGTTTTCCCAGGTTGGCGAACTACTGTCTTCAAAATCCGCCATGAAGGTAAAGGCTCCGGAATTCAAAGCATTGATAATCATTTTACGATCCACAGGACCAGTAATCTCCACTCTTCTGTCTAATAAATCTTCCGGTAATGGAGCACACACCCAATTTCCATTTCTGACTTCTTCTGTCTCTTTCAGAAATTTTGGAAGATTACCCTGATCAAATTCTTTCTGAGTTTTTTTTCTTTCTTCCAGAAGTTCCAACCTTTTATGATTAAAATTCTGATGAAGTGCCATTAAGAAATCTATCAAATCTGGTGTGAAAATTTCTTCAAACTGCTTTTGAGCCGTAATTTTTAATTGAGTCTTGGTTTCCATAACATGTTGATTTTGTGATTTGATGTTACAAACATAAATAAAAATTTTCACAAACAGCGAACGTTCGCTAAATTTATTTAAAAATTATTATGCGAATAATCGCATCTAATTATTTATATTTGAGTAATGAATTCAGAAAGTGACTTTATCAAAACAGTTTTCGGGCTAAAACTGAAACAACAGAGACAAAAGAAAAATTGGTCTTTACAGGATCTTGCCGTAAAAACCGGACTATCAAAATCTTATCTTAATGAGATTGAAAATGGGAAGAAATATCCGAAACATGATAAAATCATCCAGCTTTCTGATGCTCTAAACTGTACTTTTGATGATTTAGTTTCTACAAAACTAGACAAAAGTCTTGCTCCTTTTAATGAGATTCTACAATCTGATTTCTTCAAAGAAGTTCCTTTGGAGTTATTTGGAATTAACAAGAATAACCTTATCAGTATCATTAGTGATGCACCTAAAAAAGTAACCGCCTTTATCAATGCCCTGATAGAAATTTCTCAGAATTACAATCTGGGAAAAGAGAGATTTTATTTCGCTGTTTTAAGATCTTTTCAGGAATTATATGATAATTATTTTCCGGAAATTGAAGATAAGGTAAGCCTGTTTACAGAAGAAAATCACCTTCAAATTGATAAAGATTTAAAGGCTGACATTCTGGAAACCATTCTTTCTGAAAAATTCGGTTATACCATTCAATGGGAGAGTTTTGAAAAGTATGGAACACTGGATAATTTACGATCCTTGTTTTTCCCGGAAAAAAAATTATTACTCCTGAATAAAAAGCTTGAAAAAGATCAGAAAACCTTTATTCTGGCAAAGGAGATTGGGTTTAATGTATTGGAATTAAAAGTTCGCCCAACCACTTATTCATGGCTTGACTTTGGGAGCTTTGAAGAAATCCTGAATAATTTTTATGCTTCTTACTTTGCCGGAGCATTGTTAATATCCAAAGAACCAGTAATTGAAAAAACCTCTGAATTTTTCCAGCAAAATACCTGGGAACCGGAAAACTTTGCCTATCTCATCAACAGTTTTACCCATTCTCCTGAAACTTTTTATTATCGACTGACTAATATTCTTTCTTCAGAAATGGGAATTAAGGATCTGTTTTATTTATGTCTGGTTAAAAAGAAAGACTCTGAAAAGATTCAAATTCTTAAAGAACTTCATCTAAATCATCAGCAGGCCCCTCATGCCAATGCAACGAATGAACATTATTGCAGAAAATGGATTGCTGTGAAAAACCTGCATCACTTAAAGGAGAATGAAACGCTTACAGATGCTCAAATTTCCCATTACAAAGATCAGGGAA from Chryseobacterium indologenes encodes the following:
- a CDS encoding helix-turn-helix domain-containing protein, which encodes MNSESDFIKTVFGLKLKQQRQKKNWSLQDLAVKTGLSKSYLNEIENGKKYPKHDKIIQLSDALNCTFDDLVSTKLDKSLAPFNEILQSDFFKEVPLELFGINKNNLISIISDAPKKVTAFINALIEISQNYNLGKERFYFAVLRSFQELYDNYFPEIEDKVSLFTEENHLQIDKDLKADILETILSEKFGYTIQWESFEKYGTLDNLRSLFFPEKKLLLLNKKLEKDQKTFILAKEIGFNVLELKVRPTTYSWLDFGSFEEILNNFYASYFAGALLISKEPVIEKTSEFFQQNTWEPENFAYLINSFTHSPETFYYRLTNILSSEMGIKDLFYLCLVKKKDSEKIQILKELHLNHQQAPHANATNEHYCRKWIAVKNLHHLKENETLTDAQISHYKDQGISYLVISTSQKNPFSDGSNRSYCLGILLNTQTIKKISFIKSPSLKTINVGVTCEACSIPDCEVRQAPPVRLEKEHFNLSMKNAIEKIKKDF
- the aceA gene encoding isocitrate lyase; this translates as MKTKQEQIQALEQDWLTNPRWNGVKRPYTAEEVLRLRGSYTIDYTIATEMAKKFWEKLNTQDYVAGLGALTGNQAVQEVDAGLEAIYLSGWQVAADANLSGEMYPDQSLYPANSVPSVVKKINNALLRADQVQSVSGTGDKEYLVPIIADAEAGFGGNLNAFELMKQMIEAGAAGVHFEDQLSSAKKCGHLGGKVLVPTQEAINKLIAARLAADVLGVPSLIIARTDADAADLLTSDIDDRDKKFVTGERTSEGFYVVRNGVEQGIDRGLSYAPYADLIWMETSNPDLEQAKRFADGIHSKFPGKMLAYNCSPSFNWAAKLSVEEMSTFREELAKMGYKFQFITLAGFHALNTAMFELALAYKEKGMAGYSELQEREFALQQKGFRAVKHQSFVGTGYFDEVQNIVTNGSSATVAMKDSTETAQFH
- a CDS encoding OmpH family outer membrane protein — translated: MKLIKLFFIAAGLTLTANAANAQQKIGSVNTADIFDSMTEVKTAGEAIDNLTKTKQTEIDKLINEYQTKLKVAQDKEKTFNETNKEALTKELIAAQTELDALGKKIEEARAQAAKEISAKQGELFTPIQQKIKTAIFAVSKERNLSFVFDIATQGSNLVYTDESEDITAQVKTKLGASATASKPAAGKAKK
- the aceB gene encoding malate synthase A, whose translation is METKTQLKITAQKQFEEIFTPDLIDFLMALHQNFNHKRLELLEERKKTQKEFDQGNLPKFLKETEEVRNGNWVCAPLPEDLLDRRVEITGPVDRKMIINALNSGAFTFMADFEDSSSPTWENGMEGQINLSDAINRTIDFVNEAGKAYQLNEKTAVLLVRPRGLHLPEKHIKINDEETSGSLTDFGIYFFRNAKNLLEKGSGPYFYLPKLEHYKEARWWNEVFVFAQEYLGIPQGTIKATVLIETITASFQIDEILYELKEHSSGLNCGRWDYIFSYIKKFRNLPEFMVPDRDQVTMTSPFMSAYSKRVIEGCHKRNVHAMGGMAAQIPVKNDDKANTIAFEKVRSDKEREVKNGHDGTWVAHPALVSLAKDVFDEYMPSKNQIDKKLEYNIQESELLEIPKGEITEKGVRKNINVGILYLESWLMGVGAAAIYNLMEDAATAEISRTQIWQWLKNEAVLSDDRTLTRNMVLQWESEEMDNIEKYVGEVRFKKGKFNLAKELFNELIFSENFEEFLTLKAYPFI